The proteins below come from a single Carassius carassius chromosome 11, fCarCar2.1, whole genome shotgun sequence genomic window:
- the LOC132152492 gene encoding divergent protein kinase domain 2B-like, with the protein MAGIWSEFWTLYIILALGTPDPSPAPQEKLHDFRRIFLGLDKCNACTGTSICKKFFKDEIRFERWLTSQSNLSSADVRSYEGNYTDSTAGWRPVVVSRLMSPHLHQISDNSICTSAGKGKSCSIEAVLKATSRFQRWVRSNLLLPSMVKGLVTPMLRCPSQRLLDRIVRRYFEVTDVGSVQMKHFSEKDKLRLLYTLAVNQQPLIMQMFPGAEGWPFLRYHGSCGRMMVWAGSTPLRNLFSSPLERRADIAYQLLHITQSLSSNSLQFSLFYTNISEDMFGTLDDSRVFIVDTSTIGIIDLKEGYPPDEDLLPEHLDVFSCLSGSCERLPPCETVQAAQSFILLCKHVINNLLLPNDVQSGHLPKEAVSFLAICADQSQSDQRIIAAVQTLKDILQTLRPCSALYGYRYPECLYSDKF; encoded by the exons ATGGCAGGGATATGGTCAGAGTTCTGGACATTGTACATCATACTGGCACTTGGTACTCCAGACCCCTCACCAGCACCCCAAGAGAAACTCCATGACTTCAGAAGAATCTTCTTGGGTTTGGATAAATGCAACGCCTGCACTGGAACATCCATTTGCAAGAAGTTTTTCAAGGATGAAATAAG GTTTGAAAGATGGCTGACTTCTCAGTCGAATCTCTCCTCAGCAGATGTGCGTTCATATGAGGGAAACTATACAGACAGCACAGCGGGCTGGAGACCTGTGGTGGTGTCCCGCTTGATGTCTCCACACCTGCACCAGATATCAGACAATAGCATTTGCACCTCAGCAGGCAAAGGGAAATCCTGCAGCATTGAAGCGGTCCTCAAAGCCACGTCACGCTTCCAGAGATGGGTCCGCTCCAACCTACTGCTTCCCAGCATGGTGAAG GGTCTGGTGACCCCGATGCTGCGCTGTCCATCTCAGAGGCTGCTGGACCGCATTGTGCGACGCTACTTTGAAGTGACCGATGTGGGTAGTGTGCAGATGAAGCACTTCAGTGAAAAGGACAAACTCAGACTTCTTTATACCTTGGCTGTCAATCAACAACCTCTCATAATGCAG ATGTTTCCAGGCGCGGAGGGCTGGCCCTTCCTCCGCTACCATGGCTCCTGTGGAAGGATGATGGTCTGGGCAGGGAGCACACCCCTCAGGAACCTGTTTTCCTCTCCGTTGGAGCGCCGTGCGGACATCGCCTACCAGCTTCTTCACATCACGCAGAGCCTGAGCTCCAACAGCCTCCAGTTCAGCCTCTTCTACACGAACATCTCAGAGGACATGTTTGGTACCTTGGATGATAGCAGGGTCTTCATTGTGGATACCAGTACCATAGGGATCATTGACTTGAAGGAAG GATATCCTCCTGATGAAGACTTGTTACCAGAACACCTCGATGTCTTCTCCTGTCTCAGTGGATCTTGTGAAAGACTGCCTCCGTGTGAAACTGTTCAAGCCGCACAGAGTTTTATTCTACTTTGCAAACATGTCATTAACAATCTGCTCTTGCCTAATGATGTGCAGTCAGGTCATCTTCCCAAAGAAGCAGTCAGTTTTCTCGCTATCTGTGCAGACCAATCTCAGTCTGACCAAAGAATAATTGCTGCTGTCCAAACCTTAAAAGACATTTTACAGACATTAAGGCCATGCAGTGCTCTCTATGGATACAGGTATCCTGAATGCCTCTATAGTGATAAGTTCTAG